Within Puntigrus tetrazona isolate hp1 chromosome 17, ASM1883169v1, whole genome shotgun sequence, the genomic segment TATGCCTTTCTTCTACAAGAAGAGCAATGAAGATGCCATCGTACGGTGTGTTCCTGATTGTCGATATACCGTTTGGCTTTAGCAGTTGCGCCCAAACATCTGGAGTTTGCAAGTAGGAGTCATATACATAATACAACGGAAGAAATTTGCCAGTGCTGGTTTTGTATCTATAAAAAGCAGGATGGCTTCCATATCTGTAAAATACAATGGATAATAAGTACTGtggattgattttattcatttattattgcattgaaCGGGAGAAGAATTagagtaaatgggtgccgtcagaatgagagtttaaacagctgataaaaacttaGTAGAAGATCAGTTAACATCCTGtgaagctgaaaaaaatactgctCGCAAGAAATGAAATTTTTACAGTGAGAAACTCATTGTTTCTGGCTAAAATACGAGCGCACACATAAAGCAcaatttacaagcaaaaacagttaGTTAAACAGTTAATGCACTTATCCATTGGAAATCAATATGATTATGGAGTCATATTTTAGCCTCTAGGGTCAGGTCAAAGTTTAAACACCTTTATGGATTTCTTTCTTAcaaaacaagcagcttttaatttcaaaaatgtCAACTAATGAATAGGAGTGGATTTCTCATGGattattgggatgtttttattagcCGTTTGCGCTCTCGtttcgacggcacccattcacggcAGAGAATCCAATGGTGAGCAAGCGATGTAATGCTGAATCTGTTCTCGTAAAGAAACAAAGGGGTAAGTACACAGTcagcaaataaattatttttggtgaaatattcctttaaaattaaCCTAGATTTACAAATGTTGtgaaaatattgtcattattagCTGAAACACAATACTTTTAACTAATAAactgttatttctttattatatttgtaaaaaaaaaaaaagtagaaataacTAGATAAGAATGAAATGCATCAAACATACCGCTccacaatatatttaatgttttcacgCATATTTGCATCATCTCTTCCTTTGTATGGTTCAATATGAAAAACAACCTgccagagacaaaaaaaaataaaaatgtatgagaCAAAAATGCAAAGACTGTAAATTTCAAACCTCCATCTTTATCTACACCACCTTCAATTGATATTTGTCAGCTGCGTCCAGAACCAAAGGCAGCAAATTATCAATTTCTTCACCGTTGTCGTCATTCATACTACGTGGATACCACGAAACGGCTAGAACACCTGAAACAGGCAAACAGCCTTCAGTAGTCGGAGaaactattataaataaaaataatacgtTTCAAAGAGGCTTCTTACCAACAGCGGCGCTTCGCAGCTGTCGCATGTGTTCCTCTAAAACCAGTGGATCTCTGGAGCTGTATGGACCTAGTGCAGGGTAGAAATTGGCCCCGATGTCATCAGGAGGCTGGTGTCGTCCTGATGGATAACCTGAGGCCACTTTGGGGTCCCAGTGTGGTAAGAGCGGATGATCCCAGTGAACATATTTTCCATTAAACTGCGGGTTCCCGTACCACACATAGTAGAAAGCGTGCACATTGTAATTTGGCTCAGGAAAATCTCGCATTTCGTTCTCCATTCTATCAGCTTTCTCTGCTGGCATCATCTGCGCAGGTTTAGCGGATAAAATAACATTGCTATCTAGCTCCATTTGTTTTGAAGGTGGAATAAGTCTTAATGCAAACTGGCTGCCAAAATGATTATCCTCAGGGCTCAGAGACTTTAGGACGACTGTTATAATAAACAAGGCCAAGGCTAAAGCAATAAGTGCACAACATGATTTCCGCCTGAACCGTGCCATTACCCTGGAGGTTGGTTAAAGTCCATTCCACCAAAGATGTTCAGTTCATTCAGACCCTCAAGGTTCATTCTTCATCTTAAACCTTCAATTTCaaaagctgcaaaaataaataaataccacacTTAAACAAATAGGTTGTATattaattgatattaatatctttttttagaATCTGTTTAAACATTCACCATGGCTGGAACATAAATGGAAcctattaaaacaaaagaatcaaccaatttccattaaaaatatataaattgttgttataaataacatttgtagAGCTAAAACAACAACCATTTAACACTTAGCATAAAACCTTATACAAAAGAGGTACATGGTACAATTATTTAATACTGACACGTGTaactaaagctgaaattaaagatTGACATCATTgtaaaattattgcatttaaaaaaaaaaatgcagcgcCATACCTCTGTTGGCAGACACCAAGTGACACATcttttctctgaaaaaaaaattccccagAATATATCTGACACTTTAACGTAACGCGGAAGTATCGGTGACCAGTATTTTCTTCTGTGCTGTTTATTCGGCAATTGTAGACATGAGCGAGTTTTACTGCGATCTACAGGACGGGAGGCGAATTTCCAAACTCTACTACGGCGAAGGCCgaactcatgaatattaatgaggtAGAGTTCACGCTACTCGGCGAAACGCCAATCACGAAGCCTGATTAATATTCAGGAGCTTGGCGTTCTCCATAGTAGCGTTCGTAAGTGAGATAGATCGGAGAGCTGCGAAAGCCGACCCTGCCTGACAGTTGTCAGACGGCGGTTGATAGCAATCTATCGCTTCTTTCGTTCATCGTCTGTTACAGTTTGTGTCAGCTAAGTTCAAATTTCATTTCCTCTGCGGTGTTTCAcgttgaacaaaataaataagcgCGATATACGTTTG encodes:
- the manea gene encoding glycoprotein endo-alpha-1,2-mannosidase codes for the protein MARFRRKSCCALIALALALFIITVVLKSLSPEDNHFGSQFALRLIPPSKQMELDSNVILSAKPAQMMPAEKADRMENEMRDFPEPNYNVHAFYYVWYGNPQFNGKYVHWDHPLLPHWDPKVASGYPSGRHQPPDDIGANFYPALGPYSSRDPLVLEEHMRQLRSAAVGVLAVSWYPRSMNDDNGEEIDNLLPLVLDAADKYQLKVVFHIEPYKGRDDANMRENIKYIVERYGSHPAFYRYKTSTGKFLPLYYVYDSYLQTPDVWAQLLKPNGISTIRNTPYDGIFIALLVEERHKKEIQIAGFDGLYTYFATNGFTYGSSHHNWRSIKTFCDYNDLVFVPSVGPGYIDTSIRPWNSHNTRNRINGKYYETSFNAAVEARPQIISITSFNEWHEGTQIEKAIPKTWGKTVYLDYLPHKPTVYLEITQKWARKFSEVRKRWLD